In a single window of the Streptacidiphilus sp. P02-A3a genome:
- a CDS encoding sterol carrier family protein — MPPAARRVRVRSYDPATSRAALAAQAGAVRTLVHALGDRADAEALLAAPTRLGDWTVRDLVAHLGSAFDAITDNLGLSTGDAAPLTLTDWVAATRTAAPAIADRARQRGAREYGGGPAEVAAALDAAVERALALLADEYPPQLRLPTRFGAMLLTDYLVTRLVETVVHADDLAAALAGADPGRCPPADAFPHDRRALAAVVRLLADALAVQAPGGAVELRIPPFAVVQCVAGPRHTRGTPPNVVETAPLPWIRLATGRTSWARITGAEGNVAQLTAGGERSDLSALLPVMG, encoded by the coding sequence ATGCCGCCAGCCGCCCGCCGGGTCCGTGTCCGCAGCTACGATCCCGCCACCAGCCGTGCCGCGCTCGCCGCGCAGGCGGGGGCGGTGCGCACGCTGGTGCACGCGCTGGGCGACCGGGCCGACGCCGAGGCGCTGCTGGCCGCGCCCACCCGGCTCGGCGACTGGACGGTGCGGGACCTGGTCGCGCACCTGGGCAGCGCCTTCGACGCGATCACCGACAACCTCGGGTTGTCGACCGGCGACGCCGCGCCGCTGACGCTCACCGACTGGGTCGCCGCGACCCGCACCGCCGCCCCGGCCATCGCCGACCGGGCCCGGCAGCGCGGTGCGCGGGAGTACGGCGGCGGCCCGGCGGAGGTCGCCGCCGCGCTGGACGCCGCCGTCGAGCGGGCGCTGGCGCTGCTCGCCGACGAGTACCCGCCGCAGCTGCGGCTGCCGACCCGGTTCGGCGCGATGCTGCTCACCGACTACCTGGTCACCCGGCTGGTGGAGACCGTGGTGCACGCCGACGACCTGGCCGCCGCGCTGGCCGGGGCCGACCCGGGGCGCTGCCCCCCGGCGGACGCCTTCCCGCACGACCGGCGGGCGCTGGCGGCGGTGGTGCGGCTGCTCGCGGACGCGCTCGCGGTCCAGGCCCCGGGCGGCGCGGTGGAGCTGCGGATCCCGCCGTTCGCCGTGGTCCAGTGCGTGGCGGGCCCCCGGCACACCCGGGGGACGCCGCCGAACGTGGTGGAGACCGCCCCGCTGCCGTGGATCCGGCTGGCCACCGGCCGCACCAGCTGGGCCCGGATCACCGGCGCCGAGGGAAACGTGGCGCAACTCACGGCGGGCGGCGAGCGGAGCGATCTTTCGGCGCTACTCCCGGTGATGGGCTGA